A single genomic interval of Anopheles darlingi chromosome X, idAnoDarlMG_H_01, whole genome shotgun sequence harbors:
- the LOC125950671 gene encoding cell division cycle and apoptosis regulator protein 1 isoform X2: MAFNQKNPPWQRNANHGLTNMQTIVSFPQAQPVYNPNIGLQQQQNISILPPMGMQQQQIYSHTVQYPAARTINAIGFQNQPQSQPAQAPVNQQNASKFNSNNRTYSGTGMVTKLQGEFGFIDDEVFFQKNACVKGLIPKEGDRVLFDASYNSNMPFKWNASRVQLLLPTGSNSSTSGGGASGGGSNVSGGGLVGGSGGGGGGGHMNTSGRGGTHGPMYNPVAMGSSDINRTRNRYSPPYKSPERQSHRPSNARAKEEFDEPDRRRRREDRDGERPYREKPRERSNEQRDKERSPRRSSPKRRRLRSVPRYMVQVPKHLLTIKCADILEMRRRYSNMYIPSDFFNTDIRWTESFLPNQPFSIRSPCQFHIMHKDVDPPNELAAGDGSLDPADADYLYSAKVMLMSTPPMEEFYEKCVPKGEDRFDDREERDYLHPTRLISFLVGTRGKNETMAIGGPWSPSLDGLDPHSDPTVLIRTAVRTCRALTGIDLSMCSHWYRFVELYYRRSETQHKGRLIPPRVETVVIFLPDVRSCLPTRLEWEQIRLNYQASLSRVINSSSSVSSAVESANQGVVKAKSQDDATVAVVTPAPSHQSSSPVPVTPSQLSSITNVKLSPAAGTDAIVAPSTTSAVTAETNPTSAATTAVANAAAEEATPLDTEAEEETGSTVTVAAETAAADTSSSAALLTIDDSGKKPTSGENVVDILAEYKKMKVAELKAQLTSRNLPTDGVKAVLLSRLSDAVVKEQQVQLREPQDKSYCEDDTMQSSPPTNLLPAEEILVTAEEAAAVIEALESPDFKQSPSTEQPAPASDGQMEVEITDNSTTEEKRKEAVTVTESSSKSTPPVKKIKLSDKDCQMLERRYHLPEKSHIIVHPSRIAKSGKFDCSVISLSVLLDYRPEDTKEYSFEVALFAELFNDMLARDFGFNIYKELCAMPVKKENDSVKKESGNATESGTVKEPLSESGKSNGDDSKTASTTTTAAIEKVEDGKKGPTEEREGRKRNSSRHGETDESRNATGKEKGRATNINSELLLSFLYFDVTHCGYIFEKDVEDIIYTIGLNLSRSQIRKIVANATVRDTLHYRKLAEKSIIASPTVEAGENVTDEDSNKKPISAGDPTSLSDTIDLKIDKRIDMDDFSAKIARGNTDYKLQLKESLAKIVHTLDDSNVDNSNTKQPIEGTNEPSSGMQKQSGFVEHKGSIIDVAKLLEQLKRTGAACENTEKMLQALQKQNAELIASNARNNIKIKELQADSKNLSRKLSDAEQSVRDLSKKNTEYYSTLNAVYDRVGSIVHKHDRKRASSNASLKRESSKEKTSRSISSRVKDSPAEIKKEEECKQKEKIREKSGSASSSVGRKEETEDEKQIGEAGMSTPTSNAENNDTGSKKDKQ; encoded by the exons ATGGCGTTCAATCAAAAAAATCCTCCATGGCAGCGTAATGCTAATCACGGGCTGACAAATATGCAGACGATAGTGAGTTTCCCGCAGGCGCAACCCGTGTACAACCCAAATATAG gtttgcagcaacagcagaacatTTCTATTCTGCCACCGATgggcatgcagcagcagcaaatttaTTCGCACACGGTGCAGTATCCGGCGGCACGCACTATCAACGCAATCGGTTTCCAAAACCAGCCCCAATCTCAACCAGCCCAAGCACCCGTCAATCAGCAAAACGCTTCGAAGTTCAATTCTAATAATCGAACGTACAGTGGTACCGGCATGGTGACCAAGCTCCAGGGTGAATTTGGATTTATTGATGATGAAGTGTTTTTCCAAAAGAATGCGTGCGTCAAAGGGTTGATACCGAAAGAAGGTGATCGCGTCCTGTTCGACGCTTCATACAACTCGAATATGCCGTTCAAGTGGAATGCCTCCCGTGTACAGCTTTTGCTCCCCACCGGTAGCAACTCTTCcacgagtggtggtggagctagCGGTGGCGGAAGCAACGTCAGCGGGGGCGGACtagttggtggtagtggaggaggaggaggaggagggcataTGAATACGTCCGGTCGAGGAGGAACGCACGGACCAATGTACAATCCGGTAGCAATGGGTTCATCAGACATCAATCGAACACGCAACCGGTACTCGCCGCCCTATAAGTCTCCCGAGCGACAATCTCATAGGCCATCTAACGCTCGTGCGAAAGAAGAG TTTGACGAACCAGATCGTAGAAGAAGACGCGAGGATCGTGATGGTGAACGGCCATACCGTGAAAAGCCACGTGAACGTTCCAATGAACAACGAGATAAAGAGCGAAGTCCTCGACGATCGTcaccaaaacgacgacgactacgttCAGTTCCACGCTACATGGTGCAGGTTCCGAAACATCTTCTTACCAT AAAATGTGCTGATATCTTGGAAATGCGGCGGCGGTATAGCAATATGTACATTCCGTCTGATTTTTTCAATACGGACATACGCTGGACGGAATCATTCCtacccaaccaaccattctCCATTCGCAGTCCATGTCAGTTTCATATCATGCACAAAGATGTCGATCCGCCAAACGAACTGGCTGCGGGGGATGGCAGTTTGGATCCGGCCGATGCCGATTACCTTTACAGTGCCAAGGTGATGCTCATGAGCACTCCTCCGATGGAAGAGTTCTATGAGAAGTGTGTACCGAAAGGTGAGGATCGTTTCGACGATCGCGAGGAGCGTGATTACCTGCACCCGACACGATTGATCAGTTTCCTGGTTGGAACGAGAGGCAAGAATGAAACGATGGCAAtcggtggtccgtggtcccCTTCGTTGGATGGACTGGATCCGCATTCCGACCCAACAGTCTTGATTCGAACTGCGGTACGCACGTGCCGTGCATTGACTGGCATTGATCTCTCGATGTGCTCCCATTG GTACCGTTTCGTGGAGCTCTATTACCGTCGTTCTGAAACACAGCACAAGGGTCGTTTGATTCCACCACGCGTTGAAACGGTGGTCATATTTCTGCCCGATGTGCGGTCGTGTCTGCCAACGCGCTTGGAATGGGAGCAAATACGGCTCAACTACCAAGCTAGTCTGAGCCGCGTAATTAACAGTAGCAGCTCTGTTAGCAGCGCAGTGGAATCAGCAAACCAGGGCGTGGTGAAGGCGAAATCCCAGGATGATGCGACGGTAGCGGTGGTAACACCTGCCCCATCACATCAGTCGTCTTCACCGGTGCCTGTTACACCATCACAGCTGTCGTCTATCACCAATGTTAAGTTGTCACCTGCGGCCGGTACAGATGCTATAGTAGCACCGTCGACTACCTCGGCAGTCACTGCAGAAACGAATCCGACCTCAGCGGCTACGACGGCGGTTGCAAATGCTGCAGCGGAAGAAGCAACACCACTAGACAcggaagctgaagaagaaacaggatcaacagtaacagtagcagcagagacagcagcagctgacacATCATCCAGCGCAGCATTATTGACCATT GACGACTCAGGGAAAAAACCGACATCTGGGGAAAATGTGGTCGATATTCTCGCTGAATACAAAAAGATGAAAGTGGCCGAGCTGAAAGCGCAATTGACGAGCAGAAATTTACCTACAGACG GAGTGAAAGCTGTGCTTCTCTCGCGCTTATCGGATGCAGTTGTTAAAGAGCAGCAGGTGCAATTGAGAGAACCTCAAGATAAAAGCTATTGTGAAGATGACACCATGCAGTCTTCTCCTCCAACTAATCTGTTACCTGCAGAAGAAATTCTCGTTACCGCCGAGGAGGCAGCTGCGGTCATCGAAGCATTAGAATCACCGGACTTCAAACAATCACCATCAACTgaacaaccagcaccagcaagcgaTGGGCAGATGGAGGTAGAAATAACTGATAATTCTACGACGGAGGAAAAGCGCAAGGAGGCTGTAACCGTgaccgaaagcagcagcaagtctaCACCACCGGTGAAGAAGATTAAACTGAGTGATAAAGATTGCCAGATGCTGGAGCGTCGGTATCATCTACCGGAAAAATCACACATCATTGTTCATCCATCGCGCATCGCCAAATCGGGCAAATTTGATTGTTCAGTGATTTCGCTATCGGTCCTGTTGGATTACCGTCCCGAAGATACAAAGGAATATTCCTTCGAGGTAGCGTTGTTTGCGGAACTTTTCAACGATATGCTAGCGCGCGATTTTGGTTTCAACATTTACAAGGAATTGTGCGCTATGCcagttaaaaaggaaaatgactCTGTCAAAAAAGAATCTGGAAACGCAACTGAAAGTGGAACAGTGAAAGAGCCTCTTTCTGAAAGCGGTAAATCGAACGGCGATGACTCAAAAACAgcatcgacaacaacgacCGCAGCGATAGAAAAGGTGGAGGACGGGAAGAAGGGTCCGACCGAGGAACGTGAGGGCAGAAAGCGTAACTCATCACGCCATGGGGAGACGGATGAAAGTCGTAACGCTACCGGCAAAGAGAAAGGCCGAGCAACCAACATTAATTCGGAATTGCTATTGTCGTTTCTTTATTTCGACGTGACACATTGTGGCTATATTTTCGAAAAGGATGTCGAGGACATAATATACACGATTGGACTTAATCTGTCCCGCTCGCAGATACGCAAGATAGTGGCTAACGCTACTGTGCGTGATACACTCCATTATCGAAAATTAgcagaaaaatcaataattgcTTCACCTACGGTGGAAGCTGGAGAAAACGTGACTGATGAAGATTCTAATAAAAAACCCATTTCTGCTGGAGATCCCACCAGTTTGTCAGATACCATCGAtttaaaaatcgataaacGTATAGATATGGATGATTTCTCGGCAAAAATTGCCCGTGGCAATACTGACTACAAGCTACAGCTGAAGGAAAGCTTAGCAAAAATAGTACATACACTCGATGATAGTAACGTTGATAATAGcaacaccaaacaaccaaTAGAAGGAACAAATGAGCCGTCTAGCggaatgcaaaaacaatccG GATTCGTAGAACACAAAGGTTCTATCATCGATGTGGCAAAACTCCTAGAGCAACTGAAGCGAACTGGAGCAGCTTGTGAAAATACAGAGAAAATGTTACAAGccttgcaaaaacaaaacgccgaACTAATCGCCAGCAATGCTCGTAACAATATCAAAATTAAGGAGTTACAAGCCGACTCTAAAAATTTGTCTCGAAAGCTGTCTGACGCCGAGCAAAGTGTGAGAGACCTTTCG aAAAAGAATACGGAATATTATTCTACCCTCAATGCCGTATATGATCGCGTTGGTTCCATTGTCCACAAGCATGATCGTAAACGAGCTTCGTCAAATGCATCATTGAAACGAGAAAG CTCTAAGGAGAAAACATCTCGTTCGATCTCATCTCGAGTTAAGGACTCTCCCGCGGAAattaaaaaggaagaagaatgcaAGCAAAAGGAGAAAATCAGAGAGAAATCCGGTTCGGCAAGTAGCAGTGTCGGTCGCAAAGAAGAGacagaagatgaaaaacaaataggTGAAGCAGGAATGAGCACTCCAACGTCTAATGCGGAAAACAACGATACCGGTAGCAAGAAGGACAAACAGTAG
- the LOC125950671 gene encoding cell division cycle and apoptosis regulator protein 1 isoform X3: protein MKVAELKAQLTSRNLPTDGVKAVLLSRLSDAVVKEQQVQLREPQDKSYCEDDTMQSSPPTNLLPAEEILVTAEEAAAVIEALESPDFKQSPSTEQPAPASDGQMEVEITDNSTTEEKRKEAVTVTESSSKSTPPVKKIKLSDKDCQMLERRYHLPEKSHIIVHPSRIAKSGKFDCSVISLSVLLDYRPEDTKEYSFEVALFAELFNDMLARDFGFNIYKELCAMPVKKENDSVKKESGNATESGTVKEPLSESGKSNGDDSKTASTTTTAAIEKVEDGKKGPTEEREGRKRNSSRHGETDESRNATGKEKGRATNINSELLLSFLYFDVTHCGYIFEKDVEDIIYTIGLNLSRSQIRKIVANATVRDTLHYRKLAEKSIIASPTVEAGENVTDEDSNKKPISAGDPTSLSDTIDLKIDKRIDMDDFSAKIARGNTDYKLQLKESLAKIVHTLDDSNVDNSNTKQPIEGTNEPSSGMQKQSGFVEHKGSIIDVAKLLEQLKRTGAACENTEKMLQALQKQNAELIASNARNNIKIKELQADSKNLSRKLSDAEQSVRDLSKKNTEYYSTLNAVYDRVGSIVHKHDRKRASSNASLKRESSKEKTSRSISSRVKDSPAEIKKEEECKQKEKIREKSGSASSSVGRKEETEDEKQIGEAGMSTPTSNAENNDTGSKKDKQ, encoded by the exons ATGAAAGTGGCCGAGCTGAAAGCGCAATTGACGAGCAGAAATTTACCTACAGACG GAGTGAAAGCTGTGCTTCTCTCGCGCTTATCGGATGCAGTTGTTAAAGAGCAGCAGGTGCAATTGAGAGAACCTCAAGATAAAAGCTATTGTGAAGATGACACCATGCAGTCTTCTCCTCCAACTAATCTGTTACCTGCAGAAGAAATTCTCGTTACCGCCGAGGAGGCAGCTGCGGTCATCGAAGCATTAGAATCACCGGACTTCAAACAATCACCATCAACTgaacaaccagcaccagcaagcgaTGGGCAGATGGAGGTAGAAATAACTGATAATTCTACGACGGAGGAAAAGCGCAAGGAGGCTGTAACCGTgaccgaaagcagcagcaagtctaCACCACCGGTGAAGAAGATTAAACTGAGTGATAAAGATTGCCAGATGCTGGAGCGTCGGTATCATCTACCGGAAAAATCACACATCATTGTTCATCCATCGCGCATCGCCAAATCGGGCAAATTTGATTGTTCAGTGATTTCGCTATCGGTCCTGTTGGATTACCGTCCCGAAGATACAAAGGAATATTCCTTCGAGGTAGCGTTGTTTGCGGAACTTTTCAACGATATGCTAGCGCGCGATTTTGGTTTCAACATTTACAAGGAATTGTGCGCTATGCcagttaaaaaggaaaatgactCTGTCAAAAAAGAATCTGGAAACGCAACTGAAAGTGGAACAGTGAAAGAGCCTCTTTCTGAAAGCGGTAAATCGAACGGCGATGACTCAAAAACAgcatcgacaacaacgacCGCAGCGATAGAAAAGGTGGAGGACGGGAAGAAGGGTCCGACCGAGGAACGTGAGGGCAGAAAGCGTAACTCATCACGCCATGGGGAGACGGATGAAAGTCGTAACGCTACCGGCAAAGAGAAAGGCCGAGCAACCAACATTAATTCGGAATTGCTATTGTCGTTTCTTTATTTCGACGTGACACATTGTGGCTATATTTTCGAAAAGGATGTCGAGGACATAATATACACGATTGGACTTAATCTGTCCCGCTCGCAGATACGCAAGATAGTGGCTAACGCTACTGTGCGTGATACACTCCATTATCGAAAATTAgcagaaaaatcaataattgcTTCACCTACGGTGGAAGCTGGAGAAAACGTGACTGATGAAGATTCTAATAAAAAACCCATTTCTGCTGGAGATCCCACCAGTTTGTCAGATACCATCGAtttaaaaatcgataaacGTATAGATATGGATGATTTCTCGGCAAAAATTGCCCGTGGCAATACTGACTACAAGCTACAGCTGAAGGAAAGCTTAGCAAAAATAGTACATACACTCGATGATAGTAACGTTGATAATAGcaacaccaaacaaccaaTAGAAGGAACAAATGAGCCGTCTAGCggaatgcaaaaacaatccG GATTCGTAGAACACAAAGGTTCTATCATCGATGTGGCAAAACTCCTAGAGCAACTGAAGCGAACTGGAGCAGCTTGTGAAAATACAGAGAAAATGTTACAAGccttgcaaaaacaaaacgccgaACTAATCGCCAGCAATGCTCGTAACAATATCAAAATTAAGGAGTTACAAGCCGACTCTAAAAATTTGTCTCGAAAGCTGTCTGACGCCGAGCAAAGTGTGAGAGACCTTTCG aAAAAGAATACGGAATATTATTCTACCCTCAATGCCGTATATGATCGCGTTGGTTCCATTGTCCACAAGCATGATCGTAAACGAGCTTCGTCAAATGCATCATTGAAACGAGAAAG CTCTAAGGAGAAAACATCTCGTTCGATCTCATCTCGAGTTAAGGACTCTCCCGCGGAAattaaaaaggaagaagaatgcaAGCAAAAGGAGAAAATCAGAGAGAAATCCGGTTCGGCAAGTAGCAGTGTCGGTCGCAAAGAAGAGacagaagatgaaaaacaaataggTGAAGCAGGAATGAGCACTCCAACGTCTAATGCGGAAAACAACGATACCGGTAGCAAGAAGGACAAACAGTAG